The proteins below are encoded in one region of Clostridia bacterium:
- the glnA gene encoding type I glutamate--ammonia ligase yields the protein MAETTGDPKSVLDLAKKNNVQMFDLRFTDLPGLWHHVSYPISMLNESRFEEGFGMDGSSIRGWAAIHESDMLLIPDPSTALLDPFTEVPTLVMIADVIDPVTKQRYDRDPRYIAKKAEMYLASTGLADTCFFGAEAEFFIFDNISFDQRENEGYYFIDAEEGRWNSGRRENNLGYRPRYKEGYFPVPPTDHYQDLRTEMVLMMQSCGLDVECHHHEVATGGQTEIDMRFNSMLKSADAMMLYKYIVRNVANQYGKTVTFMPKPLFQDNGSGMHCHQSLWKEGKALFAGDGYAGLSQMALWYIGGLIKHGPALSAIIAPTTNSYKRLVPGFEAPVNLAYSRRNRSAACRIPMYSASPKAKRVEFRPPDPSCNPYMAFAAMMMAGLDGVENKIDPGQPLDKDIYDLGPEELKNVPSMPGSLEHALDALEADHQFLLKGDVFTEDLLATYIDYKREKEVNAIRLRPHPYEFQMYYDI from the coding sequence ATGGCTGAAACGACAGGTGATCCGAAGTCCGTACTGGATCTCGCGAAGAAGAACAATGTCCAGATGTTTGATCTGAGGTTCACGGACCTGCCTGGTCTCTGGCATCACGTTTCGTATCCGATCAGCATGTTGAATGAATCGAGGTTTGAAGAAGGCTTCGGTATGGACGGATCGTCGATCCGTGGCTGGGCGGCCATTCACGAGAGCGACATGCTGCTCATTCCGGATCCATCCACTGCATTGCTTGATCCCTTCACGGAAGTTCCGACGCTCGTTATGATCGCCGACGTCATCGACCCGGTCACAAAGCAGCGCTACGATCGCGACCCCCGCTACATTGCCAAAAAGGCAGAGATGTATCTGGCCTCAACCGGTCTTGCGGATACCTGTTTCTTCGGCGCGGAAGCCGAGTTCTTTATCTTCGATAACATCAGCTTCGACCAGCGCGAAAATGAAGGCTACTACTTCATCGACGCCGAGGAAGGTCGCTGGAACTCCGGTCGCCGCGAGAACAATCTCGGCTATCGCCCGCGCTACAAGGAAGGCTACTTCCCGGTGCCTCCTACGGATCATTACCAGGATCTGCGAACCGAAATGGTGCTCATGATGCAAAGCTGCGGACTGGACGTGGAGTGCCATCACCACGAAGTGGCGACCGGCGGACAGACCGAAATCGATATGCGCTTCAACTCCATGCTGAAGTCGGCGGACGCGATGATGCTCTACAAGTACATCGTGCGTAACGTCGCGAACCAGTACGGCAAAACTGTCACATTCATGCCGAAGCCGCTCTTCCAGGACAACGGTAGCGGAATGCACTGCCACCAGTCGCTATGGAAGGAAGGGAAGGCGCTCTTCGCCGGTGACGGCTATGCGGGCCTTTCGCAGATGGCGCTGTGGTATATCGGTGGACTGATCAAGCACGGACCCGCGCTGTCGGCGATTATCGCTCCTACGACGAACAGCTACAAGCGCCTGGTACCGGGCTTTGAAGCGCCTGTGAACCTGGCTTACTCGCGCCGGAACCGCTCGGCCGCGTGTCGTATCCCGATGTACTCGGCCTCGCCGAAAGCCAAGCGCGTCGAGTTCCGTCCTCCGGACCCGAGCTGCAATCCCTACATGGCTTTTGCTGCCATGATGATGGCCGGGTTGGACGGCGTGGAAAACAAGATCGATCCGGGTCAGCCGCTCGATAAAGACATTTACGATCTTGGGCCGGAGGAGTTGAAGAACGTTCCGTCGATGCCCGGTTCGCTCGAGCACGCTCTGGATGCGCTGGAAGCCGATCACCAGTTCCTGCTCAAAGGCGACGTCTTCACAGAGGACCTGCTCGCGACTTACATCGATTACAAGCGTGAGAAAGAAGTGAACGCCATCCGCCTGCGTCCGCATCCGTACGAGTTCCAGATGTATTACGACATTTAG